ATTTGTATCAGCAAACGCAGTGACTTTTGCTATTCTATCAGGTGATATTCCATCTTTCACAAGTTCTCGCCTTGCTAAATTTGCTCTGTCGGCTGATAACTCCCAGTTACTATAATCTGCAAATAAATTCTCAGGATTCTTTTCTGTATAACCACCTATCGCTATAAAATTAGGTACATATTTAATCAGCTTTGCTATTTTATTCAATATTACAAGTGCTTGAGGAGTCATTTGAGCGTTACTGCGCTCAAACATAGGTTTGCCATCATTATCTGCTATTTTTATTATTAATCCTTCTGGCGTTTGTTCAAACAATACGTTTCCTCTATACTGGCTAAGCTGCGGATCTTTTTCTATCTCTCTTTTCAATTCATTTTCTATAGTGGTAAATTTTTCGTTTTCCTCTTCAATTGTAATATTTTGTCTACCTTGTTCAGAACTTATAACTTCACCAGCTTTCTTGACTCCATACACTATTCCTTTCACAGTACTGCCTTCAGAATCTACTTCGGTCTCATTGCTTTTCTGAGAGCTACCATCCATATATCCACTTCTGCCTACTATACCTATGGTTGGTTCAAAAAACTGAGCGATGCCTTGAAGTTTAGAAGAGGGTGTAGAATTTAATAACCAAAGTAACAAGAAAAAAGCCATCATAGCTGTGACAAAATCGGCATATGCAACTTTCCAAGCGCCACCATGTCTGCCATGTGATACATTGCGCTTGATCTTTTTAATCACTATGACCTGCTTATCTTGAGGTGATTTTTCTGCCATATATGCGCTCTATTAATCTTGTTACTGATTACTCAATAAATTTACTGCATTCTCCAACTCAATTATGGATGGTTTAGATTCAGCTGGTAATATCTGTCTAGCAAGTTCCATACAAAGAGACGGTGGGTGACCTGCAACATATGTTATAATCGCCATTTTTATGCATTCCAGCGGCACTATATTATCACTTGCTATTTTTTCAAATAGCGTCCCTATCGGAGATACTACTCCGTAAGAGAGGAAGACGCCTACTAACGTTCCAACCATAGCAGATGCTATTTTAATACTAAGTGTAGCAGCATCAGCACCAACTGCTCCCATCGCTATAATCACTCCTGTTACAGCTGCAACAATTCCAAGTCCTGGTAATGCTTCACCAAGCGTATGAATTGCAGCACCTGCTTCCTTCATCTTGTCAAAAGTACGTTGTATAACACATTCAATCATGTTATCAATTTCATGTGGATTATCGACTCCTAGCATAACCATTCTGAAGCTATCACAGAAGAAGGTAGTAATAGCTTCACTATTAGGTAATGTTCTCAAGTCATCGAATAAACTGCTGTTTTCAGGGTTATCTAAATAGCTCTCTATTTCAATAGCTGTAGCAGTACGAACTTTTTTCAAAAAATTGAACAAAAACAACAAGAGTATTGTATAGTGTTCTTTATGATACTGGTGTTTTGCACCAATTTTTTTCAAACAACTTATTACTTCTGCCCTTAAATGTTTAGGAGTTGAAATAATAAAACTACCAATTGCAGTACCAATTATAAGTAGCAACTCAAATGGTTGAAAAATAACCATAATATTCCCACCGCCACCTAGATAGCCTGTAATCATCGACGCAAAAACTACAAACAATCCTAAGCCAAAAGACATTTTCTCAGCTCTCTTATATTTAAATGATTAACTCTTTAGTAAAAGAAAAAACAAAAGCTAGAACGAACCTACAAACGTGACAAATCAAGGCAGAAAATTTACAACAAAAAGAGAACTGACAAGGTCTACAAACCATGCAGCACCAATTATATTAAAAATACACCACCCTCAATCCTGGATTGTAATTGGCGCTGTCTACAATTGCAATGCTTTTATCACAACTCTTATGCTATATAATTTGCCATATTGCTTAGCAAGAAATTGTGTACAGAATTATATATGAGAGATTTCTATATTTCTAAGATTTGCTATTTGTTAATGTGAGTTGCAAATCATTCTATAATTTGCCATCAAATTGTATTTAGTATCCAATCAAAGATACTGCATTACTATCTCAAGCAACTTATCAGCAATCATATTTTTATTTGCTCTATGTATATTGTGTATTATTTTGTCTCTAGTAATAACTTGCAATTCATTAAAGTCTTCTCCAAATACTTTATTTTCTGATACATCATTTATTGCAATCATATCAACATTCTTATTTACAAGCTTCTCATGGCCATTTTTAATGAGATCATTCGTCTCAGCTGCAAATGCCACACAAAATAAGTTAGGAAATGCAATTTTTACTTCTGATATAATGTCAGGATTTACAGACAACCCCAAATTCATTGAAGATTTGCCAGCAAGCTTTTTGATCTTATGCCGTGAATAATTTAGTGGCTTATAGTCTGACACTGCTGCGCACCCTATGAAAATATCTGCATTTCTGCATTCTAATAATGATATTTCCAACA
This region of Candidatus Lariskella endosymbiont of Epinotia ramella genomic DNA includes:
- a CDS encoding motility-associated protein, coding for MSFGLGLFVVFASMITGYLGGGGNIMVIFQPFELLLIIGTAIGSFIISTPKHLRAEVISCLKKIGAKHQYHKEHYTILLLFLFNFLKKVRTATAIEIESYLDNPENSSLFDDLRTLPNSEAITTFFCDSFRMVMLGVDNPHEIDNMIECVIQRTFDKMKEAGAAIHTLGEALPGLGIVAAVTGVIIAMGAVGADAATLSIKIASAMVGTLVGVFLSYGVVSPIGTLFEKIASDNIVPLECIKMAIITYVAGHPPSLCMELARQILPAESKPSIIELENAVNLLSNQ
- a CDS encoding flagellar motor protein MotB, which codes for MAEKSPQDKQVIVIKKIKRNVSHGRHGGAWKVAYADFVTAMMAFFLLLWLLNSTPSSKLQGIAQFFEPTIGIVGRSGYMDGSSQKSNETEVDSEGSTVKGIVYGVKKAGEVISSEQGRQNITIEEENEKFTTIENELKREIEKDPQLSQYRGNVLFEQTPEGLIIKIADNDGKPMFERSNAQMTPQALVILNKIAKLIKYVPNFIAIGGYTEKNPENLFADYSNWELSADRANLARRELVKDGISPDRIAKVTAFADTNPEIPSDPSASPNRRVSIMLLRNSVMPSYKVSTPSDFDKKSTGN